In Gimesia panareensis, the genomic window AACAGAGTGCAGATCAGAATCAGCACAACAAGAATGCAAAGACGAATCATGGAATCCTTTACGTCGTCTATCACGGGATTTCAGGGGCTCAGGCAGCAGGGAAGCTCCGTTTCCCTGCCTCAGTCAGTTTTAAAGTTCGGGAGAAATAATCTCGGCAACACGGACACAAAAATTATCATTCAGCACCAGGACCTCGCCCCGGGCAATAATGCGGCCATTCACCAGAATATCAACGGGATCCCCCGCCAGTTTATCCAGGGGAACAACCACCCCCTCTTTCATTTTCAGGACTTCTTCAATCAGCAGTTCGGTCCGTCCCAGTTCGATACACAGATCGAGTTCCACGTTTTGCAGTGATGACAGGGCCATCGCCTCTTCGGGATTACCCGTCATCGACTCGAAGTTTGGAAACTGAAATGCTTGCGTTCCCCCCAGATCACCGGGAATTCCGCTACCGGGCCCCAGATTAGGAGAGATGGCCGCCGCCAGATTGGCTTCCGCCTGGTTCAATAACGCTTCGGTATCAGCATGGGAAGCAGAAAAAGGCATGCCGGACTGATCTGCTGACGAACCATGCTGATTGAACAGTCCCTCGATATCTTCATTATTGACAACATTTCCAGCCTCTGCAGAACTCGCGGCCTCTCCCGAATTCGCATTCTGCAGCAGTTTTTCGATGTCTGAGGGATCCAGCAGGTCATCCCCGGCACTCTCAGCGGCACCTGCACCGGCGGGAGGCTCCGCAGGCGCATCCTGTCCCTGTGAATTCAGCAGCTTTTCAATTTCTGAGGGATCCAGAAGATCGTCATTCTCTTCAGCCACAATCGTATCCTGTTCTGCCGGGAGGGCATTATTGTGTCATGGTCCGGTATTCACTGATCACCGTCTCAATGACATAGCTCTTCTTGAGAACTTTATTAATCGACTCTTTCATCATCCGTTTCATCGTACTCAACTGGGGGTCATTCAGATCACCCAGGCTGGACTTGCGCACGACTTCGATGACTGCCTGTTTCACACGGGCCTTATTCGACTCTTTGACCATGGTTTCGAAATCAGAGGCTGCTCCCTGTTCCACGAGCGCCACCAGGTTGAATGTCACATGGATTGTCGCACCGGGTTCAGCGATGTTATTCGTGACGCTGAAGTTGTCGATACTCACTTCGGCAGTGTTGACCTGCAGGTTTTCACTCTCTTTAGAAAGCGATTCTTCTGCGACTTCTGCTGGTGTTTCAGGCGTCAACAGCCAGTAGGAAATCCCGACCTGAAGCGTGATCACCAGCAGTAACAGGCCACCGATCTTCAGTAGCTTTGCCTTGGACTGGCTGGAAGCGACTGCATTCTCT contains:
- the fliN gene encoding flagellar motor switch protein FliN; translated protein: MAEENDDLLDPSEIEKLLNSQGQDAPAEPPAGAGAAESAGDDLLDPSDIEKLLQNANSGEAASSAEAGNVVNNEDIEGLFNQHGSSADQSGMPFSASHADTEALLNQAEANLAAAISPNLGPGSGIPGDLGGTQAFQFPNFESMTGNPEEAMALSSLQNVELDLCIELGRTELLIEEVLKMKEGVVVPLDKLAGDPVDILVNGRIIARGEVLVLNDNFCVRVAEIISPEL